TTACTAAGAGGTTAATAAATGAACACTATTAATGGTATTAATCAATTTAACAATGTTAACAATAAAAATAATAATAACTCAAATAATATAGGTGATGAATTTTCAAGCTTATTAAAAAATTCTATTAACAACCTTAATAAAACTCAAGAAACAGCTGAAGCTGCTATGGTAGACATTGCAACAGGCGAAGTAAAAGACTTACACCAAGCAGCAATTGCTATTAGCAAAGCTGAATCAAGTATGAAATTTATGCTTGAAGTTAGAAATAAGGCTATAAACGCATATAAAGAAATTTCAAGAACTCAAATTTAATATATGCTTTCAAACACCATTAGAAATAGAGTTTCAAAGGTAGCTTTTGCTTTTTGTATGGCTCTGTTTTTTATGGCCTTGTTTTTACTTTCTACTTTTTTTCTAACCTCAAAACGCCATATACCAAATACCCAAAAAGAACAATATTTTTCCGCTCTTAGAGGCAATATCATTACAAGCGATAATTTTACAGTAACTTCTAGTAGGCAAATTTATAGAGCTGAAATTGATCTTAGAAGTTTAAATCCTGATAAAAAAGAATTATTTTTAACTCTTTTTCAAATTTATAGTAGTGCAAGCGATGAACAAATGCAAGATATCAAAAAAAGAATGCTTGCAAAAAAAAGAAGAAGTTATAATTTTATTTTACTCCAAGATATTAATTCAAAAGATGCAAGTTATTTAAAAGAATTAGCTAAAAAGCTTTATACTCAAGGTTTTTTTAAGTCTTTTACAAATAACAATGGCAGAGTTGAAACAAGAGGACTTGATATCATAGAACACAAAGAAGATCGCGTGTATATGCCAAAAGACTCACTTACTCCTATCATAGGCTACACAAGAACTTATATGGATGAAAAAAGTGAAATTTTTAAAAATGTTGGCATAAAAGGCTTAGAAAAATACTACAATGAATGTTTAAGCCCTTTACAAAATGCAAAAATCCAAGGTTTAAGAGATATAGGTGGCAATATTATCTTAAATTTACACTCTTATGAAAAGCGTAAAATAGATGGATGTAATTTATACTTAAATATTTCACTAAAACTTCAAAAAGGCTTAGAAAAGGCTATTGATAAAAGAAATGAAGATCTAAAAGCTAATGAAATTATAGTTGCAATTATGGAAAGTAAAAGTGGGAAAATTTTAGCCCTTGCTAGCTCAAGAAGATATGATCCGCAAAATCGTGGAAAAGATCTATCTGTGCTTAATGCAAGTGCGATAGAATATGGCTATGAAGCAGGCTCTGTTATAAAGCCTTTTATATTTACCACTGCTTTAATGCTTGATAAAATCAAAGTCAATGAAATCATCAACACCCAAGGTGGTCAATACAAGCTTGGCCGTTTTACTATACGCGATGATCATAGAAAAGATAAAATGAGCATGGAAGAAGTTATCACCTACTCTTCAAATGTCGGTATGATTAAAATCGCCCAAAGATTAAGTAATCTTGAAATCATCTCAGGGCTTAGAATTTTTCGTTTTGGAGAAAGAAGCGGTATTGATCTTCCTTATGAACAAAAAGGAGAAATACCAAATCCAAAAAGGTTAAGAGAAGTAGAAAAATCTGTATTAAGCTATGGCTATGGCTTAAAAACAACTTTTATGCAACTTCTAGCTGCTTATAATGTATTTAATAATGATGGAATTTATATCACACCACAAATTGCAAATAAAATTTATCAAGACGGACGTTTAATAAAACTTGATGATGAAGTTAAAAAAGAAAAAATTCTTTCAAGTAAAGCCGCCAAAGAAATGCAACAAATTTTAATCAATGTTATAGAAAAAGGAACGGGCAAAAAAGCACAAACTCAAGGCATCATCATAGGTGGCAAAACGGGTACAGCTAGGATTGCTGAAAGAAAAGGCTATACTTCAAATCGCTACAATGCTTCATTTTTTGGCTTTGCAAATGATGAGAAAAACAATTACACTATAGGGGTTTTGGTGAGAAATCCTACCAAGGCTTATAGTTATTATGCTGCACAAAGTGCTTTACCTATGTTTAAAGATACAGTAAATCTTATGATAAAAGAAAGTTATTTAAAGCCTATAGAAAACAAAACAATAAAAACTAATCCGAACTAACTTTAAAATTTAGAGTTTTATTTGACTCTAGACTAAACAATTTAAAATAAACTCTATAAACTCATCGCTATCATTAGGGCAAGCAATAAGCTCATAATCACTTTTTGCTAAGTGTCTATACTCAACTCCAAGCTCAAAAATCGTTTCAGAGCAATCTATACAAAAAGATATAGGATAAATCAAAGCTTTTTGATCTAAATTTTCTAAAATATCACTTGTGTTAGGTTCAAGCCATTTCACTGGACCTAGTTTTGATTGATATGATAAAATGATTTGATCAAATTCATTTTTAAGTTTTTCTTTCAAGATACCCACATGCTCTTGCACATGTTTTTCATACAAATCACCTTTTTTAATCACTGAAAGCGGTAAAGAATGGGCAGAAAAAATCAAAATTTTATAATCACACTCTTTCTTTTTTTCTAAAATATGTTTTATAATCATTTCATTATAAAGTTCATCTTTATAAAAAACATCAATGATTTTTACATTAGCTTGATTTTGGATATTTCTTAGCTCATTTTGTACCACTTCTAAAGAACTAGTTACAGTGGTTTTAGAATGATGGGGGTATAAAGGAAATAAAATGATTTCATCATTTTTTTGAAAATCATATTTTGAAAAAATATCATTTGCAAAGGGTGGAACATATAGACTGATAAAATCAAAATTATATTCTCTAGTTTTGGAATTTAATTTATCACATAAACTTTGCGTGATTTGAGTAAGCGGGGATTTCCC
This genomic stretch from Campylobacter lari subsp. concheus harbors:
- a CDS encoding cell division protein FtsI/penicillin-binding protein translates to MLSNTIRNRVSKVAFAFCMALFFMALFLLSTFFLTSKRHIPNTQKEQYFSALRGNIITSDNFTVTSSRQIYRAEIDLRSLNPDKKELFLTLFQIYSSASDEQMQDIKKRMLAKKRRSYNFILLQDINSKDASYLKELAKKLYTQGFFKSFTNNNGRVETRGLDIIEHKEDRVYMPKDSLTPIIGYTRTYMDEKSEIFKNVGIKGLEKYYNECLSPLQNAKIQGLRDIGGNIILNLHSYEKRKIDGCNLYLNISLKLQKGLEKAIDKRNEDLKANEIIVAIMESKSGKILALASSRRYDPQNRGKDLSVLNASAIEYGYEAGSVIKPFIFTTALMLDKIKVNEIINTQGGQYKLGRFTIRDDHRKDKMSMEEVITYSSNVGMIKIAQRLSNLEIISGLRIFRFGERSGIDLPYEQKGEIPNPKRLREVEKSVLSYGYGLKTTFMQLLAAYNVFNNDGIYITPQIANKIYQDGRLIKLDDEVKKEKILSSKAAKEMQQILINVIEKGTGKKAQTQGIIIGGKTGTARIAERKGYTSNRYNASFFGFANDEKNNYTIGVLVRNPTKAYSYYAAQSALPMFKDTVNLMIKESYLKPIENKTIKTNPN
- the fliE gene encoding flagellar hook-basal body complex protein FliE, which translates into the protein MNTINGINQFNNVNNKNNNNSNNIGDEFSSLLKNSINNLNKTQETAEAAMVDIATGEVKDLHQAAIAISKAESSMKFMLEVRNKAINAYKEISRTQI
- the hemH gene encoding ferrochelatase, yielding MKYVFFLNMGGVNKLDECEVFLKNMFNDPYILGIKNVFLRKFVAFMIRKSRLKAMKQNYEKMGGKSPLTQITQSLCDKLNSKTREYNFDFISLYVPPFANDIFSKYDFQKNDEIILFPLYPHHSKTTVTSSLEVVQNELRNIQNQANVKIIDVFYKDELYNEMIIKHILEKKKECDYKILIFSAHSLPLSVIKKGDLYEKHVQEHVGILKEKLKNEFDQIILSYQSKLGPVKWLEPNTSDILENLDQKALIYPISFCIDCSETIFELGVEYRHLAKSDYELIACPNDSDEFIEFILNCLV